A region from the Cellvibrio sp. PSBB006 genome encodes:
- a CDS encoding late competence development ComFB family protein: protein MLTTGNRHYTFDDDVDFIHNYYERLVLQEISATSERVQAGDREFLADVACVALNRLPPRYIRHDVDMTFFMSPQEMQEIEHKIKIAVQSAIAYVQASERGEEPSASKPDTASEKKSPRKSTGNKKPGAKKSTARKPKS, encoded by the coding sequence ATGCTGACGACCGGTAATCGCCACTACACTTTTGATGACGACGTGGATTTTATCCATAACTATTATGAGCGGCTGGTGTTGCAGGAAATCAGCGCAACCAGTGAACGGGTGCAAGCCGGTGATCGTGAATTTCTGGCAGATGTGGCCTGCGTAGCGCTTAATCGCCTGCCCCCGCGTTATATTCGCCACGATGTGGATATGACGTTTTTTATGTCGCCGCAGGAAATGCAGGAGATCGAACATAAAATCAAAATTGCGGTGCAGAGCGCTATCGCGTATGTACAGGCCAGCGAGCGTGGCGAGGAGCCGTCAGCGAGTAAACCTGACACAGCAAGCGAAAAGAAATCACCCAGGAAATCCACCGGCAATAAAAAACCCGGCGCAAAAAAATCTACCGCGCGCAAGCCCAAAAGCTAG
- a CDS encoding DUF502 domain-containing protein, producing MQKIQAFRDYLRQRTGAQRLQSFIGFTLLGGFMVVLPFVIFLFLLEWLFNFITGMISPLSGWLVSITPLAKYMADILAIIIVLSTFFVIGLLIKTNIGRLLHERVDAWLTKLAPGYKTIREIISQLLGGESNASLLKGQVCRAYIMGRPAGVSVTGIVTSIHDNGDYTVYVATAPIPTSGFVYHLSPDCVDLLPHISVEAAMRTVIACGSGSQILSEPPPTVNKPLQIDVP from the coding sequence ATGCAAAAGATCCAGGCGTTTCGTGATTATTTGAGACAGAGGACTGGCGCCCAGCGGCTTCAATCCTTCATCGGTTTTACCTTGCTCGGCGGCTTTATGGTCGTGCTGCCGTTTGTGATTTTTCTGTTCCTGCTCGAATGGCTGTTTAATTTTATTACCGGGATGATCAGCCCGTTGAGCGGCTGGCTGGTGAGCATTACACCCCTGGCTAAATATATGGCGGATATTCTTGCCATTATTATCGTATTGAGTACATTTTTTGTGATCGGCCTGCTGATCAAAACCAACATTGGCCGGTTGTTGCATGAGCGTGTGGACGCCTGGTTGACGAAGCTGGCGCCCGGTTACAAAACAATTCGGGAAATCATTTCACAACTGTTGGGGGGTGAAAGTAATGCCTCGCTGCTGAAGGGGCAGGTGTGTCGAGCTTACATTATGGGACGACCGGCGGGGGTGTCGGTGACCGGCATCGTGACGTCGATTCATGATAACGGCGATTATACGGTGTATGTGGCAACGGCTCCCATTCCCACCTCGGGTTTTGTTTATCATTTATCACCGGATTGTGTGGATCTATTGCCTCACATCAGTGTTGAAGCGGCCATGCGCACGGTTATCGCCTGTGGCAGCGGCTCACAGATTTTGTCTGAACCACCGCCGACGGTGAATAAACCGCTACAGATCGATGTGCCCTGA
- a CDS encoding cold-shock protein has product MSKSTGTVKWFNESKGFGFIESDAGQDVFVHYSAISGSGFKTLAEGQKVEFDVKQGQKGPQAENVIGL; this is encoded by the coding sequence ATGTCTAAAAGTACTGGTACTGTTAAGTGGTTCAACGAGTCTAAAGGTTTCGGTTTTATTGAGAGCGATGCTGGTCAAGACGTTTTTGTTCACTACAGCGCTATCAGCGGTTCAGGTTTCAAAACCTTGGCCGAAGGTCAAAAAGTAGAGTTCGACGTTAAGCAAGGTCAAAAAGGCCCACAAGCTGAAAACGTCATCGGTCTCTAG
- a CDS encoding glutaminyl-peptide cyclotransferase, which translates to MKSIILFWWLFCLSGPLIANAETTVAHTSGVVHFDYQVLAQRSHKPTLFTQGLVLDGDTFYESSGLYGRSMLVSYPRTEPDNKWAQLTANFTQKDKLPDRYFAEGLALLDDKLYLLTWQEGIVFVYDRTTFSVIDRWRYSGEGWGLTHNGKLLIRSDGSEHLYFHSPTDFSLEKTLDVNEEGRPVQRLNELEFIEGYVWANVWHENRLVQIDPTTGQVVGSLDLTALTAQVDIESSESVLNGIAYDTEHEGLWVTGKHWPTMYLIKLIKPVASAADQ; encoded by the coding sequence GTGAAAAGCATCATCTTGTTTTGGTGGCTATTCTGCCTGAGCGGGCCGCTGATAGCTAACGCAGAAACCACGGTAGCACATACGTCAGGCGTGGTTCATTTCGATTATCAAGTGCTGGCACAACGTTCACATAAACCCACGCTCTTTACCCAAGGGCTGGTGCTGGATGGTGATACCTTCTATGAAAGCAGCGGCTTGTATGGCCGCTCCATGCTGGTCAGCTATCCCCGCACTGAACCGGACAACAAATGGGCCCAGCTCACCGCCAATTTCACCCAAAAAGATAAGCTGCCTGATCGCTACTTCGCGGAAGGCCTGGCGCTGCTGGACGACAAACTCTATCTGCTCACCTGGCAGGAGGGAATCGTCTTTGTTTACGACCGCACCACTTTCAGCGTTATCGACCGCTGGCGTTACAGCGGCGAAGGCTGGGGGCTTACCCACAATGGTAAATTATTAATTCGCAGCGACGGCAGCGAGCACCTGTATTTCCATTCACCAACAGATTTTAGTCTGGAAAAGACCCTGGATGTAAACGAAGAAGGACGGCCGGTGCAGCGCTTGAATGAGTTGGAATTTATTGAGGGTTATGTATGGGCCAATGTCTGGCATGAGAATCGCCTGGTACAGATTGATCCCACGACAGGCCAGGTAGTCGGTTCACTGGACCTTACCGCCCTCACGGCGCAGGTGGATATCGAATCCAGTGAGAGCGTATTAAATGGTATTGCTTACGATACGGAGCACGAAGGATTGTGGGTGACGGGCAAACACTGGCCCACAATGTATCTGATAAAACTGATCAAACCGGTAGCCAGCGCAGCGGATCAATGA
- a CDS encoding PepSY domain-containing protein, which produces MIKTKNSFSFLYHWHQRIGLVMCIAVIAWALSGLAHPLISRINPKPVFTPPTVPLQWQDVAPVEHLVKQYDLRHILHLRLFQWQNRPVYRIHSDQGIAYFSATDLTLIEHGEKRYADFMARHYLGDSTSPVIDATPIEQFDSDYLYINRYLPVVRVNFERADNARVYIDTQQGRLATIVDNNKSITGAFFRALHSWTWIDSLPLRQSLMSIFLVLGFCTAAFGLVLYIKSWRLGMFRKQISAHQHHPVSRKIHRHLGATVAIFAMAFCLSGLFHLLVRDKSDQPQPAQPLTINAADLRLDMSALQRVLARDDILDIQLARIGADLYWQLREFTPPEPPGGEHHHHHAHHAHEQPQRDAVRYLHATSGALLDQGWRSHAESLALAFSEYPADSIKNIRLVKGFDNEYGFVNKRLPVHAVDFALPGNPSIYVETASHTLAAAITDVDRLEGYSFGYLHKWHFADFLGKDIRDILTSLVALAIMMVLLLGAYRYWATRARRKRTAID; this is translated from the coding sequence ATGATTAAAACTAAAAACAGCTTTTCTTTTTTATACCATTGGCATCAACGCATCGGCCTGGTGATGTGCATCGCCGTCATCGCCTGGGCCTTGAGCGGTCTGGCTCATCCGCTGATTTCACGCATCAATCCCAAGCCGGTATTTACACCGCCCACCGTGCCCTTGCAGTGGCAGGATGTTGCGCCAGTCGAGCATCTGGTGAAGCAATATGATCTCCGGCATATTCTTCATCTGCGCCTGTTTCAATGGCAGAACCGACCGGTTTATCGTATTCATAGCGACCAGGGTATTGCCTACTTTTCTGCTACCGATCTCACGCTAATTGAACACGGTGAAAAACGGTATGCCGACTTTATGGCGCGGCATTATTTGGGTGACTCCACGTCGCCGGTGATTGATGCTACTCCCATTGAACAATTCGATTCCGACTATCTGTACATCAATCGTTACCTCCCGGTTGTGCGGGTAAATTTTGAGCGTGCTGATAATGCACGCGTATATATCGATACCCAACAGGGACGATTGGCGACCATTGTGGATAACAACAAATCCATCACTGGTGCGTTTTTCCGCGCACTGCATTCCTGGACCTGGATTGATTCCCTGCCCCTGCGACAAAGCCTGATGAGCATCTTCCTGGTGTTGGGTTTTTGTACTGCCGCCTTTGGTCTGGTGCTGTACATCAAGAGCTGGCGTCTGGGTATGTTTCGCAAACAGATCAGTGCGCACCAGCATCATCCTGTGTCACGCAAGATCCATCGTCACCTGGGGGCAACCGTAGCGATCTTCGCGATGGCGTTTTGCCTCAGTGGTTTATTTCATCTACTGGTACGCGACAAGTCTGACCAACCGCAACCAGCGCAGCCGCTGACAATTAACGCAGCAGATTTGCGCCTGGATATGAGCGCGTTGCAGCGTGTACTGGCTCGCGATGACATCCTGGATATACAACTGGCACGCATCGGTGCGGACCTGTATTGGCAGCTGCGCGAATTTACACCGCCGGAACCACCCGGCGGGGAACATCATCACCATCACGCTCACCATGCCCATGAACAACCTCAGAGGGATGCCGTCCGCTATCTCCACGCCACATCCGGCGCGCTACTGGATCAGGGCTGGCGCAGCCATGCCGAGTCATTGGCCCTGGCGTTCAGTGAATACCCGGCAGACAGCATTAAAAATATTCGCCTGGTAAAAGGCTTCGATAATGAATATGGCTTTGTGAATAAACGCTTACCGGTGCATGCGGTGGATTTTGCCTTGCCGGGAAATCCCAGCATCTATGTGGAAACGGCTAGCCATACCCTGGCTGCCGCCATCACCGATGTGGATCGCCTGGAGGGTTACAGTTTCGGTTACCTGCACAAATGGCACTTTGCGGATTTTCTGGGGAAGGATATTCGGGACATCCTGACATCATTAGTTGCATTGGCGATCATGATGGTGTTGCTGCTCGGCGCCTATCGCTACTGGGCTACGCGTGCGCGCCGTAAACGGACGGCGATTGATTGA